The following proteins are encoded in a genomic region of Clostridium kluyveri:
- a CDS encoding IS3 family transposase produces MYFNNYRYQWGLKKLAPVQYRNQLIIA; encoded by the coding sequence ATGTATTTCAATAATTACAGATATCAGTGGGGATTAAAAAAACTGGCTCCTGTTCAGTACAGAAACCAGCTTATAATTGCCTAG
- a CDS encoding class I SAM-dependent methyltransferase — MKVRDSGMPEQEYWESLFNVELILDKMEIDQDINTLVEFGCGYGTFTLPSAKRISGNIIAIDIEDEMLNIASSRTVSKNNITFVKRDFIANGTGMPDNSVDYVMLFNILHHIKPLELLDEAYRILKSRGKAGLIHWNYDPSTPRGPSMDIRPKPIEIKEWVLEAGFKQMEYTYINLPPYHYGFVVHKQ, encoded by the coding sequence GTGAAAGTTCGTGACAGTGGAATGCCCGAACAAGAATATTGGGAAAGTTTATTTAACGTAGAACTTATTCTTGACAAAATGGAAATAGATCAAGATATAAACACTCTTGTAGAATTTGGATGTGGCTATGGAACATTTACATTACCAAGTGCCAAAAGGATTAGTGGCAATATTATTGCAATAGATATTGAGGATGAAATGCTTAATATAGCTTCATCAAGAACCGTTTCTAAAAATAATATAACTTTTGTAAAGCGTGATTTTATAGCTAATGGTACAGGTATGCCTGACAATTCGGTTGATTATGTTATGCTGTTTAACATACTACATCATATCAAACCATTAGAACTTCTGGACGAGGCATACAGGATACTTAAGTCAAGAGGAAAAGCTGGCCTTATTCATTGGAATTATGATCCCTCCACTCCAAGAGGTCCAAGTATGGATATTCGCCCAAAACCTATTGAAATAAAAGAATGGGTGTTAGAAGCTGGATTTAAACAAATGGAATATACCTATATTAACTTACCACCTTATCACTATGGATTCGTTGTACATAAGCAATAA
- a CDS encoding cold-shock protein: protein MTGTVKWFNGNKGFGFITGEDGRDIFAHFSQINSTGYKTLEEGQKVSFDEGRGQKGPQAENITVL, encoded by the coding sequence ATGACAGGTACAGTTAAATGGTTTAATGGAAACAAAGGCTTTGGATTTATTACAGGAGAAGATGGAAGAGATATTTTTGCACACTTTTCTCAAATAAATTCAACAGGTTATAAAACACTTGAGGAAGGTCAAAAAGTTTCTTTTGACGAAGGAAGAGGACAAAAAGGACCACAAGCAGAAAATATTACTGTTCTTTAA
- a CDS encoding DUF1540 domain-containing protein, whose translation MEVKCSVDCCNYWKNNCCNASSLEVNPMTGKNNPNTSDDTSCTTFKPSSK comes from the coding sequence ATGGAAGTCAAGTGTAGTGTTGATTGTTGTAATTACTGGAAAAACAATTGTTGCAATGCCAGTTCTCTAGAAGTCAACCCAATGACAGGTAAAAATAACCCTAATACTAGTGATGATACAAGTTGCACAACATTTAAACCATCATCTAAATAA
- a CDS encoding IS3 family transposase (programmed frameshift) — MKGKSYTKELKEEVLREVKEVGNVSLVSRRHGISKSTIFTWIKNSKDEIKVKPGRKALVEGEKELENELTEVTKENDHLKKLLGEKDLEVAILRDLNKKIKPSIKEKVEIAKKYIDQGYNAVFVLKVVKLGRSTYYYNLSVEGKEKARPKGGKPKGYSINVDGEKVCDDQIKEFILEAIDGDAINYGYRKITYHLRKYYNLVINHKKVYRLCKELRILKDQRIIKAKIKRNIAVNRTITGSNQLWEMDIKYGYIEGEDKFFYLLNLIDIFDRSIIDYHMGLHCEAKDATALLRKCLIRRNLFEEGSKKPVIRTDNGPQFISHKFDECCEGLKTEHERIPVKTPNKNAHVESFHRILEDECLKINEFQSYAEAYKIVNEFMEFYNNRRLHSSLRFMAPHEFYNLYFGENLTNIQIRV; from the exons ATGAAAGGAAAAAGTTATACAAAAGAATTAAAAGAAGAGGTATTAAGAGAAGTGAAAGAAGTAGGAAATGTTTCACTGGTATCAAGAAGGCATGGGATCTCAAAATCAACTATATTTACGTGGATAAAGAATTCTAAGGATGAGATTAAAGTTAAGCCTGGTAGAAAAGCTTTGGTTGAGGGAGAAAAAGAACTTGAAAATGAGTTAACAGAAGTAACAAAAGAGAATGATCATCTAAAAAAATTGTTAGGAGAAAAAGATTTAGAAGTAGCAATTCTTAGAGACTTAA ATAAAAAAATCAAACCCTCAATTAAAGAAAAAGTAGAAATAGCTAAAAAATATATAGATCAAGGATACAATGCAGTATTTGTACTTAAAGTAGTTAAACTCGGAAGATCAACATATTACTATAATTTAAGCGTAGAAGGCAAAGAAAAGGCTAGACCTAAAGGTGGAAAGCCAAAAGGATACAGTATAAACGTAGATGGTGAGAAAGTATGCGATGATCAGATTAAGGAATTTATTTTGGAGGCCATTGATGGGGATGCTATTAACTATGGATATAGAAAAATAACTTACCATCTAAGAAAATATTATAATCTTGTGATTAATCACAAGAAGGTTTATCGGCTTTGCAAAGAGCTCAGAATACTTAAAGACCAGAGAATAATTAAAGCTAAAATAAAGAGAAATATTGCAGTTAACAGAACTATAACAGGCTCAAATCAACTATGGGAAATGGATATAAAATATGGCTACATAGAAGGTGAAGATAAGTTCTTCTACTTACTAAATTTAATTGATATCTTTGATAGGAGCATTATAGATTACCACATGGGTTTACACTGTGAGGCTAAAGATGCTACAGCACTACTGAGAAAGTGCTTAATAAGAAGAAACTTGTTTGAGGAAGGCTCTAAAAAGCCAGTAATAAGAACAGACAACGGGCCTCAGTTTATAAGTCATAAATTTGATGAATGCTGTGAAGGACTTAAAACTGAACATGAGAGAATACCAGTGAAGACGCCAAATAAAAACGCACATGTGGAATCATTTCACAGAATACTTGAGGATGAGTGTTTAAAAATTAATGAATTTCAAAGCTATGCGGAAGCATACAAAATAGTAAATGAATTTATGGAATTCTACAATAATAGGAGATTACATTCAAGTTTAAGATTTATGGCTCCACATGAATTTTATAACCTTTATTTTGGAGAAAACCTAACAAATATTCAAATAAGGGTCTAA
- a CDS encoding S66 peptidase family protein translates to MAIRPQILRAGDTIGIVTLGSPLSADVINTGIQTLKNMGFNVVLGKYVYSYGGYIAATEQQRASDLMEMFKNPDVKAIIPSRGGVGVAGIIPYLDYPVITQNPKIVTGYSDITILLNVLYIWANLITFHSLLLIDFKSTTPAYNMNQFFTATSTLTSPRKLENPPGMPLISRVPGNVTGAIVGGNLTSFVDNLGTPFEVDTTGKILLIEEVHEPINTVYRYINHLILSGKLRDCEGIIMGECTNCESAYGKSYEDLINEVIVPLNKPLMTNLASGHGTYKMAIPIGAQANLNTYNNTLTILEPTVRI, encoded by the coding sequence ATGGCAATAAGGCCACAGATTTTACGTGCAGGAGATACAATAGGAATAGTTACTTTAGGTAGTCCATTATCTGCGGATGTCATTAACACGGGTATACAGACTCTTAAGAATATGGGCTTCAATGTAGTTTTAGGAAAATACGTATATTCTTATGGCGGATATATTGCAGCCACAGAACAACAAAGAGCCTCTGATCTGATGGAAATGTTTAAAAACCCTGATGTGAAGGCTATCATACCCTCAAGGGGTGGAGTAGGTGTTGCAGGTATTATACCATATCTTGATTATCCTGTTATCACACAGAATCCTAAAATTGTCACAGGATACAGTGATATAACAATTTTATTAAATGTTTTATATATATGGGCTAACTTAATTACTTTTCACAGTCTTCTTTTAATAGACTTTAAATCAACTACTCCTGCATACAACATGAATCAGTTTTTCACTGCTACATCCACACTTACCTCACCAAGGAAACTTGAAAATCCTCCTGGAATGCCTTTAATAAGCAGGGTCCCTGGCAATGTAACTGGAGCTATAGTAGGAGGTAATCTTACATCCTTTGTAGATAACCTTGGCACCCCATTTGAAGTTGATACCACAGGAAAGATACTCTTAATAGAAGAAGTTCATGAACCTATTAATACAGTCTACAGGTACATAAACCATCTAATATTATCAGGTAAACTTAGGGATTGTGAAGGTATTATTATGGGTGAATGCACCAATTGTGAGTCTGCATATGGTAAGTCATATGAGGATTTAATTAATGAAGTTATTGTACCATTGAATAAACCTCTTATGACAAATTTAGCATCAGGACATGGCACATACAAAATGGCTATACCTATAGGTGCTCAAGCTAATCTTAACACCTATAACAATACATTGACAATACTTGAGCCAACAGTGCGTATATAA